The following are encoded together in the Pygocentrus nattereri isolate fPygNat1 chromosome 15, fPygNat1.pri, whole genome shotgun sequence genome:
- the LOC108426776 gene encoding adhesion G-protein coupled receptor G5-like, whose product MDPGIRTFGGILLLALLALFGRQVATENDKDFKLCGSWIHGSHSRDLIVDLKTGCENIIISANDSSLSIRGKITAQCNRSEVRALDPSPGPTHFCVFWEPLLDMLIMEMNNTNTTLCESREVQTMCCTDLSSGAQNKSQHHGIVNASIHGDIITGDAIAVYEFKGGVIDCKKVFCDKAVQESRGANMIEDAVMRSKAVGSVDLPCAQSVVVKMNEDFAGYNVTLPAPHSVPANTVLLYLPACLKPARSNTAKVVCTYFKSSTLFQGSADVLDEVVGISVENEIITHLPEPVRIKFHHSDILANQTAKCVSWDTRKDKEIKWRMEGCKTAHISSKETECCCNHLTYFAILVQVNPTRKVHHLQALTFITAVGCAVSIVSCAVLFISLCRKRRAKDQSSLVHRGLVVALFLLCLLFVLTGTIANLGQDEVCQFVGALLHYALLSTLCWMAVEVLHTFWMIYMVFSPSPKTCIWYLLGFGLPALPVVILASMGNFYGERMVMPSDDVSKPYRMCWMTESHATLLAHFILNVGLLAAVVSSGCIMLFLVARKIHNRDEWRRNRVAFLSIWGLSCLFGTTWMLIFFEQLSETVVFFFCIINSLQGFFLMLRFYVLERMRKKPGFGTDGSSTGSTRQHMLQAQEKS is encoded by the exons ATGGATCCTGGTATTAGAACCTTTGGAGGAATCCTGTTACTGGCCCTTCTTGCACTCTTTGGAAGGCAAG TGGCAACAGAGAATGACAAAGATTTCAAACTGTGCGGATCCTGGATCCATGGCAGTCATTCACGAGATTTGATAGTCGATTTAAAGACGGGCTGTGAGAACATTATCATTTCAGCCAATGACAGCTCACTGTCTATCAGGGGCAAGATTACAGCTCAGTGCAACAGATCTGAAGTCCGGGCCCTGGACCCTTCCCCGGGGCCAACTCACTTCTGTGTGTTCTGGGAGCCTCTGTTGGACATGCTGATCATGGAGATGAACAACACGAATACTACACTCTGTGAATCTCGTGAAGTGCAGACCATGTGTTGCACTGACCTCTCCTCTGGGGCACAGAACAAGTCTCAGCACCACGGCATTGTGAACGCCAGCATCCATGGGGACATCATCACCGGTGATGCCATTGCAGTGTATGAGTTCAAAGGCGGCGTGATTGACTGCA AGAAAGTGTTCTGTGATAAGGCAGTCCAGGAATCCAGAGGGGCAAACAT GATCGAGGATGCTGTGATGAGGTCCAAAGCCGTTGGCAGTGTGGATCTACCATGTGCTCAGAGTGTTGTAGTTAAGATGAATGAAGATTTTGCAGGATACAATGTCACGTTGCCG GCCCCACATAGTGTGCCAGCAAACACAGTCCTTTTGtacctacctgcctgcctgaaACCTGCAAGATCAAACACAGCCAAAGTAGTCTGCACCTACTTCAAGAGCAGCACATTGTTTCAG GGTTCTGCTGATGTTCTGGATGAAGTGGTTGGGATCTCTGTGGAAAATGAGATTATCACACACCTCCCAGAGCCTGTCAGAATCAAGTTCCATCACTCTGACATTCTG GCAAATCAAACTGCAAAATGTGTTTCATGGGATACACGGAAAG ATAAAGAGATTAAGTGGAGGATGGAAGGTTGCAAAACAGCTCATATCAGCTCAAAGGAAACTGAGTGCTGCTGTAACCACCTAACATACTTTGCTATTCTTGTG CAAGTGAACCCTACCAGAAAAGTGCACCACCTACAGGCCCTGACCTTCATTACAGCTGTGGGCTGTGCCGTGTCCATCGTCAGCTGTGCCGTTCTCTTCATTTCACTCTGCAGGAAAAG GAGAGCTAAAGATCAGTCCAGTCTGGTGCACCGTGGCTTAGTAGTGGCTCTTTTTCTACTGTGCTTGCTCTTCGTCCTCACTGGCACTATAGCCAATTTGGGGCAAGATGAAGTGTGTCAGTTTGTGGGTGCGCTGCTGCACTACGCCCTGCTCAGCACCCTCTGCTGGATGGCTGTAGAAGTGCTCCACACATTCTGGATGATCTACATGGTTTTCAGCCCATCTCCGAAGACATGCATTTGGTACCTGTTGGGTTTTG gtttgccAGCTCTCCCTGTTGTTATTTTGGCATCCATGGGGAACTTTTATGGTGAAAGGATGGTTATGCCAAGTGATGATGTCTCAAAGCCCTATCGCAT GTGCTGGATGACAGAGTCTCATGCAACCCTGTTAGCCCATTTCATCTTAAACGTGGGCCTGCTGGCTGCTGTGGTGAGCTCTGGTTGCATCATGCTCTTCCTGGTGGCTAGAAAGATTCATAACCGAGACGAGTGGAGGAGGAACCGTGTGGCCTTCCTCAGCATCTGGGGCCTCAGCTGTCTGTTTGGCACCACGTGGATGCTGATCTTCTTTGAACAGCTCTCAGAAactgttgtgtttttcttctgcATCATTAACTCTTTGCAag